One window from the genome of Paramisgurnus dabryanus chromosome 22, PD_genome_1.1, whole genome shotgun sequence encodes:
- the LOC135740122 gene encoding bifunctional apoptosis regulator-like isoform X2: MYYSQQVYSMCVSVWSCALAEDFLFLFNRSKTNLMRSEALKISHNLDVRSTGKMTDECITIESDEEPNELPPPEFTCHCCYEVLVDPTTLNCGHSFCRHCVAQWLHSSRKNECPECRQRWQGFPKVNILLRDAVEKLFPAEVSRRRRVVQRDPQFRFFLKIFQQYGQMLTQNIPLSNGLQQATRNSFFLGVMVTLICMGVFMRYRSNSADSDYDILVQKPISRWNADDVNLWVKHLGPWTNQYSEVFHREQINGSLLAHLRDEELSAAPFRVENPSHRQVMLDEIQKIKELKVKQPQNLWEYKATNLGKSLFLQFGLREFPRITFLYLYLFDYEDTFLPFIHTCCPAHTNNLVQDVPPDNILEPSLRQWVEFRVKVFLMPYLLLVDFAWNWLSVHCWISWIVIVNSIIMTVFELFYIWTLWRRKQLSTLPISLLWQMLHVFLFVLLWPLVPQIYCDLEFYAGLFISSVLCIWGRKHVFQMAQQ, translated from the exons ATGTATTACTCTCAGCAggtatacagtatgtgtgtttctgtTTGGTCATGTGCACTCGCAGAGGACTTTCTCTTTCTGTTTAATCGCAGTAAAACAAACCTGATGAGATCTGAAGCTCTGAAAATCAGCCACAATTTGGATG TTCGGTCCACTGGCAAGATGACCGATGAATGCATCACAATAGAGTCAGACGAGGAACCAAATGAACTGCCACCACCTGAGTTTACATGCCACTGTTGTTATGAAGTCCTCGTAGATCCCACCACTCTCAACTGTGGCCACAGTTTCTGTCGGCATTGTGTCGCACAGTGGTTGCATTCTTCTCGAAAGAATGAATGCCCAGAATGCAGACAGAGATGGCAGGGGTTTCCTAAAGTCAACATTCTCCTCAG GGATGCAGTGGAGAAGTTGTTTCCTGCTGAGGTAAGCAGACGGAGGAGGGTTGTGCAGAGGGACCCACAGTTCCGTTTTTTTCTCAAGATATTCCAGCAGTATGGACAGATGCTGACCCAAAACATCCCTCTCTCAAATGGCCTACAGCAAGCTACACGAAACAGCTTTTTTTTAGGAGTCATGGTGACATTGATCTGCATGGGG GTTTTTATGCGGTATCGGTCAAACAGTGCTGATTCTGATTATGACATCTTGGTCCAGAAGCCAATCAGCAGGTGGAATGCTGATGATGTCAATCTTTGGGTGAAGCATCTAGGTCCCTGGACCAATCAGTACAGTGAAGTGTTCCACAGAGAACAAATTAATGGCAG TTTGTTGGCTCATCTAAGAGATGAAGAACTGTCTGCTGCTCCATTCAGAGTTGAAAATCCATCACACAGACAAGTCATGCTGGACGAAATCCAAAAAATCAAAGAGCTCAAAGTCAAACAGCCACAGAATCTCTGGGAGTAcaag GCAACAAATCTTGGAAAAAGCTTGTTTCTACAGTTTGGACTGAGAGAATTTCCACGTATCACTTTTCTCTACTTGTACCTGTTTGATTATGAAGACACTTTTCTACCTTTCATACACACGTGCTGCCCTGCTCACACAAACAATTTAGTGCAGGATGTCCCGCCCGACAACATACTG GAGCCAAGCTTGCGTCAGTGGGTGGAGTTTCGGGTGAAGGTCTTTTTGATGCCCTATCTGCTACTGGTTGACTTTGCGTGGAATTGGCTGAGTGTTCATTGTTGGATATCATGGATTGTCATTGTTAATTCCATAATAATGACAGTATTTGAGTTATTTTATATCTGGACACTATGGAGAAGAAAACAGCTGAG CACCCTCCCTATATCGCTTTTGTGGCAGATGCTTCATGTGTTCCTCTTTGTGCTGCTGTGGCCTTTGGTCCCTCAGATCTACTGTGATTTGGAATTCTACGCAGGACTCTTTATCAGCTCAGTCCTTTGCATCTGGGGTCGGAAACATGTTTTTCAGATGGCACAGCAATGA
- the LOC135740122 gene encoding bifunctional apoptosis regulator-like isoform X1 yields MYYSQQVYSMCVSVWSCALAEDFLFLFNRSKTNLMRSEALKISHNLDVRSTGKMTDECITIESDEEPNELPPPEFTCHCCYEVLVDPTTLNCGHSFCRHCVAQWLHSSRKNECPECRQRWQGFPKVNILLRDAVEKLFPAEVSRRRRVVQRDPQFRFFLKIFQQYGQMLTQNIPLSNGLQQATRNSFFLGVMVTLICMGVFMRYRSNSADSDYDILVQKPISRWNADDVNLWVKHLGPWTNQYSEVFHREQINGSLLAHLRDEELSAAPFRVENPSHRQVMLDEIQKIKELKVKQPQNLWEYKATNLGKSLFLQFGLREFPRITFLYLYLFDYEDTFLPFIHTCCPAHTNNLVQDVPPDNILQEPSLRQWVEFRVKVFLMPYLLLVDFAWNWLSVHCWISWIVIVNSIIMTVFELFYIWTLWRRKQLSTLPISLLWQMLHVFLFVLLWPLVPQIYCDLEFYAGLFISSVLCIWGRKHVFQMAQQ; encoded by the exons ATGTATTACTCTCAGCAggtatacagtatgtgtgtttctgtTTGGTCATGTGCACTCGCAGAGGACTTTCTCTTTCTGTTTAATCGCAGTAAAACAAACCTGATGAGATCTGAAGCTCTGAAAATCAGCCACAATTTGGATG TTCGGTCCACTGGCAAGATGACCGATGAATGCATCACAATAGAGTCAGACGAGGAACCAAATGAACTGCCACCACCTGAGTTTACATGCCACTGTTGTTATGAAGTCCTCGTAGATCCCACCACTCTCAACTGTGGCCACAGTTTCTGTCGGCATTGTGTCGCACAGTGGTTGCATTCTTCTCGAAAGAATGAATGCCCAGAATGCAGACAGAGATGGCAGGGGTTTCCTAAAGTCAACATTCTCCTCAG GGATGCAGTGGAGAAGTTGTTTCCTGCTGAGGTAAGCAGACGGAGGAGGGTTGTGCAGAGGGACCCACAGTTCCGTTTTTTTCTCAAGATATTCCAGCAGTATGGACAGATGCTGACCCAAAACATCCCTCTCTCAAATGGCCTACAGCAAGCTACACGAAACAGCTTTTTTTTAGGAGTCATGGTGACATTGATCTGCATGGGG GTTTTTATGCGGTATCGGTCAAACAGTGCTGATTCTGATTATGACATCTTGGTCCAGAAGCCAATCAGCAGGTGGAATGCTGATGATGTCAATCTTTGGGTGAAGCATCTAGGTCCCTGGACCAATCAGTACAGTGAAGTGTTCCACAGAGAACAAATTAATGGCAG TTTGTTGGCTCATCTAAGAGATGAAGAACTGTCTGCTGCTCCATTCAGAGTTGAAAATCCATCACACAGACAAGTCATGCTGGACGAAATCCAAAAAATCAAAGAGCTCAAAGTCAAACAGCCACAGAATCTCTGGGAGTAcaag GCAACAAATCTTGGAAAAAGCTTGTTTCTACAGTTTGGACTGAGAGAATTTCCACGTATCACTTTTCTCTACTTGTACCTGTTTGATTATGAAGACACTTTTCTACCTTTCATACACACGTGCTGCCCTGCTCACACAAACAATTTAGTGCAGGATGTCCCGCCCGACAACATACTG CAGGAGCCAAGCTTGCGTCAGTGGGTGGAGTTTCGGGTGAAGGTCTTTTTGATGCCCTATCTGCTACTGGTTGACTTTGCGTGGAATTGGCTGAGTGTTCATTGTTGGATATCATGGATTGTCATTGTTAATTCCATAATAATGACAGTATTTGAGTTATTTTATATCTGGACACTATGGAGAAGAAAACAGCTGAG CACCCTCCCTATATCGCTTTTGTGGCAGATGCTTCATGTGTTCCTCTTTGTGCTGCTGTGGCCTTTGGTCCCTCAGATCTACTGTGATTTGGAATTCTACGCAGGACTCTTTATCAGCTCAGTCCTTTGCATCTGGGGTCGGAAACATGTTTTTCAGATGGCACAGCAATGA